The window GGAGCTAAGTCAACATGATTGAGAATGAAGTTACATAAAACATGCTTAGTACAGAACAAAGTGATCTGAAATAGTCTTGACAAGTGCAATTACCGTAGCCCAGACGGCAATCTTGGAAACCACCGAATTCTCCGGTAAGTTGAGGGTGAACTGAGACTCGGTGGATTCGCCTAACATTTTGTATCCCATCACCGCAGCGGCAGTAAACAAAATGGTAGAGAACCCAATGTTGAAATTACAGAAACACAAACCAAATCTTAGTGCTGAAGCTCCAAAAAAACTAGGAATACATGGATGGACTACATATAGGTTATCCCAAAGTAACTAATTTACCAGGTGAAAAGAATGGATGGAAACTGGTTGCGGTTCTTCAGAGAAGAGGAGATGTTTGGGAACACTCCATGGCCCGAGTAGCAGTAACCGTACAGTCCAATCACGATAGGAATCCCTGGAAGGTTTAACGCGGTCCCTTTGCTCTCGAAGCCGACATGGTCGACAACCCCAATCCAGCATAGGCACATGACCACAAGGATTGATGCAACCACACCACCAGCTACAAAGTACAGAGCATATAAATAAAGTGTGAGCCTTGTGAGACATATGTTAAAAATAATGTTTAAATAGAAGCAGCAAGTGAACACTGACCTGAAATATAGCTCAGGCATGTAAGGTCACGGAGCCAAGTGGTCGGCATGACAACAAGGGTCGTCAAGATTGCGAAGAACACGTGCGAGTTTATCGTCAAGCCCCCAATGTTGAGGTGTACATTGGGGAACAACTTTGAAAGATTGGTAGTGCTCCGAGGTGAAACCTGGCGATGGCGGGTCGTCATCACCCATCTTGGCTATCTCGGGGAAGTACTTCCTCACGAGGGAGCCGATGACGTGGTTCCAAATGCACCCTCTGAGCGAACTACGAGATGGTAGCAGTGATTGGTTCGCTCAGGAT is drawn from Triticum dicoccoides isolate Atlit2015 ecotype Zavitan chromosome 6B, WEW_v2.0, whole genome shotgun sequence and contains these coding sequences:
- the LOC119325072 gene encoding amino acid transporter AVT1B-like is translated as MPTTWLRDLTCLSYISAGGVVASILVVMCLCWIGVVDHVGFESKGTALNLPGIPIVIGLYGYCYSGHGVFPNISSSLKNRNQFPSILFTCIGFSTILFTAAAVMGYKMLGESTESQFTLNLPENSVVSKIAVWATVANPITKYALTITPLAMSLEELLPRSQQKYSNIIILRSALVVSTLIIALSVPFFALVMALIGSLFAMLVTYILPCACFLAILKAKATWYQTATCSFIITVGVTCACVGTYSSLSGIVQNYAT